A portion of the Haemophilus influenzae genome contains these proteins:
- a CDS encoding type IV pilus secretin PilQ family protein, translating into MKKYLLKCGYFLVCFCLPLIVFANPKTDNERFFICLSQAPLAQILEQLAFQQDVNLVMGERLEGNISLKLNNIDMPRLLKIIAKSKKITLNKDEGIYYLNGGLSGKGQVAGNLTTNEPHLVSHTVKLHFAKASELMKSLTTGSGSLLSPAGSITFDDRSNLLVIQDEPRFVQNIKKLIAEMDKPIEQIAIEARIVTITDESLKELGVRWGIFNPTENARRVAGSLTGNSFENIADNLNVNFATTTTPAGSIALQVAKINGRLLDLELSALERENNVEIIASPRLLTTNKKSASIKQGTEIPYVVSNTRNDTQSVEFREAVLGLEVTPHISKDNNILLDLLVSQNSPGSRVAYGQNEVVSIDKQEINTQVFAKDGETIVLGGVFHDTITKSEDKVPLLGDIPVIKRLFSKESERHQKRELVIFVTPHILKAGETLEALKQKSAGKKLQ; encoded by the coding sequence ATGAAGAAATATCTTTTAAAGTGCGGTTATTTTTTAGTATGTTTTTGTTTGCCATTAATCGTTTTTGCTAATCCTAAAACAGATAACGAACGTTTTTTTATTTGTTTATCGCAAGCACCTTTAGCTCAAATACTGGAGCAATTAGCTTTTCAACAAGATGTGAATTTAGTGATGGGTGAGAGGTTAGAAGGCAATATTTCTTTGAAATTAAACAATATTGATATGCCACGTTTGCTAAAAATAATCGCAAAAAGTAAGAAGATTACTTTGAATAAAGATGAGGGTATTTACTATCTGAATGGAGGGCTATCAGGCAAAGGTCAAGTTGCAGGAAATCTTACTACAAATGAACCGCACTTAGTGAGTCACACGGTAAAACTCCATTTTGCTAAAGCCTCTGAATTAATGAAATCCTTAACAACAGGAAGTGGATCTTTGCTTTCTCCTGCGGGGAGCATTACCTTTGATGATCGCAGTAATTTGCTGGTTATTCAGGATGAACCTCGTTTTGTGCAAAATATCAAAAAACTGATTGCTGAAATGGATAAGCCTATTGAACAGATCGCTATTGAAGCGCGAATTGTGACAATTACGGATGAGAGTTTGAAAGAACTTGGCGTTCGGTGGGGGATTTTTAATCCAACTGAAAATGCAAGACGAGTTGCGGGCAGCCTTACAGGCAATAGCTTTGAAAATATTGCGGATAATCTTAATGTAAATTTTGCGACAACGACGACACCTGCTGGCTCTATAGCATTACAAGTCGCGAAAATTAATGGGCGATTGCTTGATTTAGAATTGAGTGCGTTGGAGCGTGAAAATAATGTAGAAATTATTGCAAGTCCTCGCTTACTCACTACCAATAAGAAAAGTGCAAGCATTAAACAGGGGACAGAAATTCCTTACGTCGTGAGTAATACTCGTAACGATACGCAGTCTGTGGAATTTCGTGAGGCGGTGCTTGGTTTGGAAGTGACGCCACATATTTCTAAAGATAACAATATCTTACTTGATTTATTGGTGAGTCAAAATTCCCCTGGTTCTCGTGTCGCTTATGGACAAAATGAGGTGGTTTCTATTGATAAGCAAGAAATTAATACTCAGGTTTTTGCCAAAGATGGGGAAACCATTGTGCTTGGCGGCGTATTTCACGACACAATCACGAAAAGCGAAGATAAAGTGCCATTGCTTGGCGATATACCCGTTATTAAACGATTATTTAGCAAAGAAAGTGAACGACATCAAAAACGTGAGCTCGTGATTTTCGTGACGCCACATATTTTAAAAGCAGGAGAAACGTTAGAGGCGTTGAAACAAAAAAGTGCGGGCAAAAAGTTACAATGA
- a CDS encoding ComF family protein: MNFFNFRCIHCRGNLHIAKNGLCSGCQKQIKSFPYCGHCGAELQYYAQHCGNCLKQEPSWDKMVIIGHYIEPLSILIQRFKFQNQFWIDRTLARLLYLAVRDAKRTHQLKLPEAIIPVPLYHFRQWRRGYNQADLLSRQLSRWLDIPNLNNIVKRVKHTHAQRGLSAKDRRQNLKNAFSLVVLKNEFPYRRIALVDDVITTGSTLNEISKLLRKLGVEEIQVWGLARA, from the coding sequence ATGAACTTCTTCAATTTTCGCTGTATCCACTGTCGTGGCAATCTTCATATTGCAAAAAATGGGCTATGTTCAGGTTGCCAAAAACAAATTAAATCTTTTCCTTATTGCGGTCATTGTGGTGCGGAATTGCAATATTATGCGCAGCATTGTGGGAATTGTCTTAAACAAGAACCAAGTTGGGATAAGATGGTTATTATTGGGCATTATATTGAACCTCTTTCGATATTGATTCAGCGTTTTAAATTTCAAAATCAATTTTGGATTGACCGCACTTTAGCTCGGCTTTTATATCTTGCGGTGCGTGATGCTAAACGAACGCATCAACTTAAATTGCCAGAGGCAATCATTCCAGTGCCTTTATATCATTTTCGTCAGTGGCGACGGGGTTATAATCAGGCTGATTTATTATCTCGGCAATTAAGTCGTTGGCTGGATATTCCTAATTTGAACAATATCGTAAAACGTGTGAAACACACCCATGCTCAACGTGGTTTGAGTGCAAAAGATCGTCGTCAGAATTTAAAAAATGCCTTTTCTCTTGTTGTTTTGAAAAATGAGTTTCCTTATCGTCGTATAGCATTGGTGGATGATGTGATTACTACTGGTTCTACACTCAATGAAATCTCAAAATTGTTGCGAAAATTAGGTGTGGAGGAGATTCAAGTGTGGGGGCTGGCGCGAGCTTAA
- the nfuA gene encoding Fe-S biogenesis protein NfuA → MEQATQQIAISDVAQAHFRKLLDTQEEGTNIRIFVVNPGTLNAECGVSYCPPNAVEESDIEMKYNTFSAFIDEVSLPFLEEAEIDYVTEELGAQLTLKAPNAKMRKVADDAPLIERVEYVIQTQINPQLANHGGRITLIEITEDGYAVLQFGGGCNGCSMVDVTLKDGVEKQLVSLFPNELKGAKDITEHQRGEHSYY, encoded by the coding sequence ATGGAACAAGCAACCCAGCAAATCGCTATTTCTGATGTCGCACAAGCGCATTTTCGAAAACTTTTAGACACCCAAGAAGAAGGAACGAATATTCGTATTTTCGTGGTTAATCCGGGTACGCTTAATGCGGAATGTGGCGTATCTTATTGCCCCCCGAATGCTGTGGAAGAAAGCGATATTGAAATGAAATATAATACTTTTTCTGCATTTATTGATGAAGTGAGTTTGCCTTTCTTAGAAGAAGCAGAAATTGATTATGTTACCGAAGAGCTTGGTGCGCAACTGACCTTAAAAGCACCGAATGCCAAAATGCGTAAGGTGGCTGATGATGCGCCATTGATTGAACGTGTTGAATATGTAATTCAAACTCAAATTAACCCACAGCTTGCAAATCACGGTGGACGTATAACCTTAATTGAAATTACTGAAGATGGTTACGCAGTTTTACAATTTGGTGGTGGCTGTAACGGTTGTTCAATGGTGGATGTTACGTTAAAAGATGGCGTAGAAAAACAACTTGTTAGCTTATTCCCGAATGAATTAAAAGGTGCAAAAGATATAACTGAGCATCAACGTGGCGAACATTCTTATTATTAG
- the nudC gene encoding NAD(+) diphosphatase, protein MKILQQDDFGYWLLTQGSNLYLVNNELPFGIAKDIDLEGLQAMQIGEWKNHPLWLVAEQESDEREYVSLSHLLSLPEDEFHILSRGVEINHFLKTHKFCGKCGHKTQQTQDELAVQCIHCGYQTYPVICPSIIVAVRRGHEILLANHKRHYSPNGGIYTTLAGFVEVGETFEQAVQREVFEEIGISIKNLRYFGSQPWAFPNSQMVGFLADYDSGEITLQESEIYDAQWFSYDQPLPELPPTGTIARKLIHVTLELCKAEHKCD, encoded by the coding sequence ATGAAAATACTTCAACAAGATGATTTTGGTTATTGGTTGCTTACACAAGGTTCTAATCTGTATTTAGTGAATAATGAATTGCCTTTTGGTATCGCTAAAGATATTGATTTGGAAGGATTGCAGGCAATGCAAATTGGAGAATGGAAAAATCATCCGTTGTGGCTTGTGGCTGAGCAAGAAAGTGATGAACGAGAATATGTGAGTTTGAGTCACTTGCTTTCACTGCCAGAGGATGAATTCCATATATTAAGCCGAGGTGTGGAAATTAATCATTTTCTGAAAACCCATAAATTTTGTGGAAAGTGCGGTCATAAAACACAACAAACTCAAGATGAACTTGCAGTGCAATGTATTCACTGTGGGTATCAAACTTATCCTGTGATTTGCCCATCAATTATTGTTGCGGTTCGTCGTGGTCACGAAATTCTATTGGCAAATCATAAGCGACATTATAGTCCTAACGGAGGAATATACACGACGCTTGCAGGTTTTGTCGAAGTAGGGGAAACATTTGAACAAGCAGTGCAGAGAGAGGTTTTTGAAGAAATAGGGATTTCAATAAAAAATCTTCGTTATTTCGGTAGCCAACCTTGGGCATTTCCAAATTCTCAAATGGTGGGTTTTCTGGCTGATTATGATAGCGGTGAAATAACATTGCAGGAAAGTGAAATTTATGATGCACAATGGTTTTCTTATGATCAACCCTTGCCAGAATTACCGCCAACAGGTACTATCGCTCGCAAATTAATTCATGTGACGCTTGAACTTTGTAAAGCGGAACATAAATGCGATTAA
- a CDS encoding YjaG family protein: MRNPIHKRLENLESWQHLTFMAALCERMAPNFKLFCQMNELSAEAKMYQNILNLVWEYLTIKDVKINFENQLEKLESIIPDVNDYDSFGVVPALDACQALAEILHAIIAGETLEKAVEISLISLGTIRALLETETGRDWSESKLKENEDIQTELDVQWQVYRLLKECEKRDIELILALKNEIRTEGISNIGIEFHQ, from the coding sequence ATGCGAAATCCGATTCATAAACGCTTAGAAAACTTAGAAAGTTGGCAACATCTTACTTTTATGGCTGCTTTATGTGAACGTATGGCACCAAATTTTAAATTGTTCTGTCAAATGAACGAGCTTAGCGCTGAAGCCAAAATGTATCAAAATATTCTCAATTTGGTGTGGGAATATTTAACAATTAAAGATGTCAAAATCAACTTTGAAAATCAGTTGGAGAAATTAGAAAGCATTATTCCTGATGTGAATGATTATGATAGTTTTGGTGTTGTGCCAGCGTTAGATGCCTGTCAGGCTTTAGCTGAAATTTTACACGCCATTATTGCGGGCGAAACCTTAGAAAAAGCGGTGGAAATAAGCTTAATTTCGTTGGGAACAATAAGGGCATTATTGGAAACAGAAACTGGACGAGATTGGTCAGAAAGTAAGCTAAAAGAAAATGAAGATATTCAAACAGAACTTGATGTGCAATGGCAAGTTTATCGTTTGCTTAAAGAATGTGAAAAACGTGATATTGAATTAATTTTAGCTTTAAAAAATGAAATTCGGACTGAGGGTATATCTAACATTGGTATAGAATTTCATCAATAA
- a CDS encoding HU family DNA-binding protein has product MNKTDLIDAIANAAELNKKQAKAALEATLDAITASLKEGEPVQLIGFGTFKVNERAARTGRNPQTGAEIQIAASKVPAFVSGKALKDAIK; this is encoded by the coding sequence ATGAACAAAACAGATTTAATTGATGCAATTGCAAACGCTGCAGAGTTAAACAAAAAACAAGCTAAAGCAGCGTTAGAAGCGACTTTAGATGCAATTACTGCAAGCCTAAAAGAAGGTGAGCCTGTACAATTAATCGGTTTCGGTACATTTAAAGTAAATGAACGTGCTGCTCGTACTGGTCGTAACCCACAAACTGGTGCTGAAATCCAAATCGCAGCATCTAAAGTGCCAGCATTTGTATCTGGTAAAGCATTAAAAGATGCAATCAAATAA
- the glmS gene encoding glutamine--fructose-6-phosphate transaminase (isomerizing) produces the protein MCGIVGAVAQRDVAEILINGLHRLEYRGYDSAGVAVINKQNELQRIRCLGKVKALDEAVSEKPLIGGTGIAHTRWATHGEPSETNAHPHSSGTFAVVHNGIIENHEELRELLKSRGYVFLSQTDTEVIAHLVEWEMRSTDSLLEAVQKSVKQLTGAYGMVVMDSRHPEHLVAARSGSPLVIGLGIGENFLASDQLALLSVTRRFIFLEEGDIAEITRRTVDIYDTHGNKAKREIHESNLENDAAEKGKFRHFMQKEIYEQPTALINTMEGRINHENVIVDSIGNGAKGILEKVEHIQIVACGTSYNAGMVARYWFESLAGVSCDVEIASEFRYRKFVTRPNSLLITLSQSGETADTLAALRLAKEKGYMAALTICNVAGSSLVRESDLAFMTRAGVEVGVASTKAFTTQLAALLMLVTALGKVKGHISAEKEREIIKAMQSLPAEIEKALAFDTEIEALAEDFAEKHHALFLGRGAFYPIAVEASLKLKEISYIHAEAYAAGELKHGPLALIDADMPVIVVAPNNELLEKVKSNIEEVRARGGQLYVFADKEAGFTPSEGMKIITMPKVNDIVAPIFYTIPMQLLSYYVALIKGTDVDQPRNLAKSVTVE, from the coding sequence ATGTGTGGTATTGTCGGTGCAGTAGCGCAACGAGATGTAGCGGAAATCTTAATTAATGGTTTACATCGTTTAGAATATCGTGGTTATGATTCGGCTGGTGTTGCAGTAATCAATAAACAAAATGAATTACAACGTATTCGTTGTTTAGGCAAAGTTAAAGCTTTAGATGAAGCCGTATCAGAAAAACCATTAATTGGTGGAACGGGAATTGCACATACTCGCTGGGCAACTCACGGCGAACCATCAGAAACTAATGCGCATCCGCATTCATCAGGTACTTTTGCTGTAGTACATAACGGTATTATTGAAAATCACGAAGAACTTCGCGAATTATTAAAATCTCGTGGTTATGTCTTTTTATCACAAACAGATACTGAAGTGATCGCGCATTTGGTTGAATGGGAAATGCGTAGCACGGATTCACTTTTAGAGGCTGTGCAGAAATCGGTAAAACAACTCACGGGTGCATATGGTATGGTGGTAATGGACAGCCGTCATCCTGAACATTTAGTGGCAGCTCGTTCTGGTAGTCCACTTGTGATTGGCTTAGGTATCGGTGAAAATTTCTTAGCTTCAGATCAACTTGCACTTTTAAGTGTTACTCGCCGTTTTATCTTTTTAGAAGAAGGAGATATTGCAGAAATTACACGTCGTACAGTTGATATTTATGATACTCACGGTAATAAGGCTAAACGTGAAATTCACGAATCTAATCTTGAAAATGACGCTGCAGAGAAAGGTAAATTCCGTCATTTTATGCAGAAAGAAATTTACGAACAGCCAACCGCACTTATTAATACAATGGAAGGGCGTATTAATCACGAAAATGTGATTGTCGATTCAATCGGTAATGGTGCAAAAGGCATTTTAGAAAAAGTTGAGCATATTCAAATTGTTGCTTGTGGTACATCTTATAATGCAGGTATGGTGGCGCGTTATTGGTTTGAATCTTTAGCTGGCGTGAGCTGTGATGTTGAAATTGCATCAGAATTTCGTTATCGCAAATTTGTTACCCGTCCAAATAGCTTATTGATTACCCTTTCTCAATCTGGCGAAACAGCCGATACTTTAGCTGCACTTCGTTTAGCGAAAGAAAAAGGCTATATGGCGGCATTAACAATTTGTAATGTTGCTGGCTCTTCGCTCGTACGCGAATCAGATCTTGCATTTATGACTCGTGCTGGTGTTGAAGTTGGGGTGGCATCGACAAAAGCATTTACGACACAGCTCGCTGCATTATTAATGCTGGTGACGGCACTTGGTAAAGTTAAAGGTCATATTTCTGCAGAAAAAGAGCGTGAGATTATCAAAGCAATGCAATCTTTACCTGCTGAAATTGAAAAAGCGTTAGCTTTTGATACAGAAATTGAAGCTTTAGCAGAGGATTTTGCTGAAAAACATCATGCACTTTTCTTAGGTCGTGGTGCGTTTTATCCAATTGCCGTAGAGGCTTCTTTGAAATTGAAAGAGATTTCTTATATTCACGCTGAGGCCTATGCGGCAGGAGAATTGAAACACGGGCCATTAGCGTTAATTGATGCTGATATGCCAGTGATTGTCGTTGCACCAAATAATGAATTATTAGAAAAAGTAAAATCGAACATTGAGGAAGTGCGAGCTCGTGGCGGTCAATTATACGTATTTGCCGATAAAGAAGCAGGATTTACGCCAAGTGAAGGAATGAAAATCATCACGATGCCAAAAGTCAATGATATTGTTGCACCGATTTTTTATACCATTCCAATGCAATTACTTTCTTATTATGTGGCTTTAATTAAAGGTACTGATGTAGATCAACCTCGTAACTTAGCAAAATCAGTTACCGTTGAATAA
- the dsbB gene encoding disulfide bond formation protein DsbB codes for MLALLKQFSEKRFVWFLLAFSSLALESTALYFQYGMGLQPCVLCVYERLAMIGLFVAGIIALLQPRALIIRLIALALGLFSSIKGLLISFRHLDLQMNPAPWKQCEFIPNFPETLPFHQWFPFIFNPTGSCNESQWSLFGLTMVQWLVVIFSLYVVILTLLLIAQVIKTRKQRRLFN; via the coding sequence ATGCTCGCACTATTAAAACAATTTTCCGAAAAACGTTTTGTGTGGTTTTTATTGGCTTTTTCAAGTTTAGCCTTAGAATCCACCGCACTTTACTTCCAATATGGAATGGGCTTACAACCTTGTGTGCTCTGTGTTTATGAACGTTTAGCAATGATTGGCTTATTTGTAGCGGGAATTATCGCATTACTTCAACCTCGTGCTTTAATCATTCGATTAATCGCCTTGGCTTTAGGTTTATTCAGCAGTATTAAGGGATTATTAATTTCATTTCGTCATCTTGATTTGCAAATGAATCCAGCTCCTTGGAAACAATGTGAGTTTATTCCAAATTTTCCCGAGACTTTACCATTTCATCAATGGTTTCCATTTATATTTAACCCGACTGGCTCTTGTAATGAAAGCCAATGGTCATTATTTGGTTTAACGATGGTGCAATGGCTAGTGGTTATTTTTTCACTATATGTGGTTATTCTCACATTATTGTTAATCGCACAAGTGATTAAAACACGGAAACAAAGAAGATTATTTAACTAA
- the nhaB gene encoding Na(+)/H(+) antiporter NhaB translates to MTNIQAFMKNFLGASPEWYKLAIVVFLIINPIVFFFISPFIAGWLLVAEFIFTLAMALKCYPLQPGGLLAIEAIIIGMTNAKHVKAEIMANFEVILLLIFMVAGIFFMKQLLLYVFTKLLVKIRSKIALSIAFCFSAAFLSAFLDALTVVAVIISVAMGFYGVYHKVASGNNLIDVVDISDDRKIIEQQHEILEKFRAFLRSLMMHAGVGTALGGVMTVVGEPQNLIIAEQAKWNFMEFFLRMAPVTIPVFICGLLTCFLVEKFKLFGYGEKLPDEVWKILSDLDRTNSEKMSKQDKIKLGMQALIAIWLILGLAFHLAAVGLIGLSIIIFATSFTGVTDEHTIGKAFQESLPFTALLVVFFSVVAVIIDQKLFSPIIHFVLSAEENTQLALFYLFNGLLSSISDNVFVATVYINEAKAALTNGVIAPHQFELLSVAINTGTNLPSVATPNGQAAFLFLLTSSISPLIRLSYGRMVYMALPYTIVLSIIGLLAIEFILPAATIWLASLGLILPI, encoded by the coding sequence ATGACAAACATTCAGGCTTTTATGAAAAACTTTCTTGGGGCAAGTCCAGAATGGTACAAACTTGCCATTGTGGTTTTTCTTATTATAAATCCAATTGTTTTCTTTTTTATTAGTCCTTTTATTGCGGGTTGGTTACTCGTTGCAGAATTTATTTTCACATTGGCAATGGCATTAAAATGCTACCCTCTTCAACCGGGTGGTCTATTAGCAATTGAAGCTATTATTATTGGAATGACAAATGCCAAACACGTCAAAGCAGAAATTATGGCAAACTTTGAAGTGATCTTGCTACTGATATTTATGGTGGCAGGTATTTTCTTTATGAAACAATTACTGCTTTATGTATTTACTAAATTACTTGTCAAAATTCGTTCTAAAATTGCACTTTCTATTGCCTTTTGTTTTAGTGCTGCTTTTTTATCGGCTTTTCTCGATGCTTTAACGGTTGTTGCTGTTATCATTAGTGTCGCAATGGGATTTTATGGTGTGTATCACAAAGTTGCATCAGGCAATAATTTAATTGATGTGGTTGATATTTCAGACGATAGAAAAATTATTGAACAACAGCACGAAATCTTAGAAAAATTCCGTGCATTCTTACGTAGTTTAATGATGCATGCGGGTGTAGGAACTGCACTCGGTGGTGTAATGACCGTTGTTGGAGAACCACAAAACTTAATTATTGCAGAACAAGCAAAATGGAACTTTATGGAATTTTTCCTCCGTATGGCACCCGTGACTATTCCTGTGTTTATCTGCGGATTACTCACTTGTTTCTTGGTCGAAAAATTCAAATTATTTGGTTATGGCGAGAAATTACCAGACGAAGTGTGGAAAATCTTATCAGATTTAGATCGCACTAATTCAGAAAAAATGTCTAAACAAGATAAAATTAAATTAGGTATGCAAGCGTTAATCGCAATTTGGTTAATTCTTGGATTAGCATTCCATCTTGCCGCAGTCGGTTTAATTGGTTTAAGTATCATCATTTTTGCTACGTCTTTCACTGGTGTGACGGATGAACATACTATCGGTAAAGCCTTTCAGGAATCTTTACCCTTTACTGCATTGCTCGTTGTATTCTTTTCTGTTGTTGCAGTAATTATTGATCAAAAACTTTTTTCACCAATTATTCACTTCGTTCTTTCTGCGGAAGAAAATACACAACTTGCTTTATTCTATTTGTTTAATGGCTTGCTTTCTTCTATTTCTGATAATGTATTTGTTGCAACGGTTTATATTAATGAAGCTAAAGCTGCACTGACTAATGGAGTAATTGCACCGCATCAATTTGAATTGCTTTCTGTTGCCATTAATACAGGTACAAACTTACCATCAGTTGCAACACCAAATGGACAAGCTGCTTTCTTATTCTTATTGACTTCATCAATTTCGCCATTAATTCGCCTTTCTTATGGCAGAATGGTTTATATGGCTTTACCTTACACGATTGTACTTTCAATCATTGGTTTACTGGCTATTGAATTTATTTTACCTGCTGCCACAATTTGGTTAGCAAGTTTAGGTTTAATTTTGCCAATTTAA
- the fadR gene encoding fatty acid metabolism transcriptional regulator FadR, whose translation MQNNNDILKAQSPAALAEEYIVKSIWQDVFPSGSNLPSERDLADKIGVTRTTLREVLQRLARDGWLTIQHGKPTKVNNIWDAAGPNIIETLIALDMQSAPLIIDNMLSLRSKMSESYIYEAVKNSPQKSTALFAELEQLQNTAQDYTEFDYQLFRQFTVVANKPFYRLIFNSLKGVYQRIGLLFFKEKTHRELTKQFYLEMQQICLEGNADAVVDCIRKHNLRSSTYWKAILERLPQNLSD comes from the coding sequence ATGCAAAACAATAACGACATTTTAAAAGCCCAAAGTCCAGCAGCTTTAGCAGAGGAATATATTGTAAAGAGTATTTGGCAAGATGTTTTTCCTTCGGGCAGTAATTTGCCATCAGAACGTGATTTAGCCGATAAGATTGGTGTAACTCGCACCACCCTACGTGAAGTTTTACAACGTTTGGCTCGTGATGGTTGGCTAACAATTCAGCACGGCAAACCCACCAAAGTAAATAATATTTGGGATGCTGCAGGGCCGAATATTATTGAAACCCTAATTGCTTTGGATATGCAGTCCGCGCCCTTAATTATTGATAATATGCTGTCTTTACGTAGTAAAATGTCGGAATCTTACATTTATGAAGCTGTAAAGAATTCTCCTCAAAAATCAACCGCACTTTTTGCTGAATTAGAGCAATTACAAAACACAGCACAAGATTACACAGAATTTGATTACCAATTATTTCGTCAATTCACTGTTGTTGCCAACAAACCCTTTTATCGTTTAATTTTCAATAGTTTAAAAGGCGTTTATCAGCGAATAGGGTTGTTATTTTTTAAAGAAAAAACACACCGTGAATTAACAAAGCAATTTTATTTAGAAATGCAACAAATTTGTCTTGAGGGAAATGCAGATGCAGTAGTGGATTGCATCCGTAAACATAATTTACGTTCTTCAACCTACTGGAAAGCCATTTTAGAACGATTGCCACAAAATTTATCAGATTAA
- the pssA gene encoding CDP-diacylglycerol--serine O-phosphatidyltransferase yields the protein MLINKTKRAEQNLNNLPFLALQAEQIEFLGSSAEFKTQIIELIRNAKKRIYVTALYWQKDEAGQEILDEIYRVKQENPHLDVKILIDWHRAQRNLLGAEKSATNADWYCEQRQTYQLPDDPNIFFGVPINTREVFGVLHVKGFVFDDTVLYSGASINNVYLHQFEKYRYDRYQKITHTELADSMVNFINDYLLDFSAVYPLDVTNRPRTKEIRGNIRAYRKDLAQNGEYSLKSAVKLPNVLSVSPLFGLGASGNELNQVIEDLFLQVQEKLVICTPYFNFPRTLQHKIATLLESGKRVEIIVGDKVANDFYIPPEQPFKMAGALPYLYESNLRRFCEKFETQIESGQLVVRLWRDGDNTYHLKGVWVDDRYILLTGNNLNPRAWRLDAENGLLIYDPQQQLLAQVEKEQNQIRQHTKVLKHYSELEELNQYPEPVQKLLKKFARIKADKLVKMIL from the coding sequence ATGTTAATCAATAAAACCAAACGAGCTGAACAAAATTTAAATAATTTGCCATTCCTTGCCTTGCAAGCTGAGCAAATTGAATTTTTGGGTAGCTCGGCTGAATTTAAAACTCAAATTATTGAATTAATCAGAAACGCAAAAAAACGTATTTATGTTACCGCACTTTATTGGCAAAAAGATGAAGCGGGGCAGGAAATCCTCGATGAAATTTATCGCGTGAAGCAAGAAAATCCACACTTGGATGTAAAAATTCTCATAGATTGGCATCGCGCACAACGCAATTTATTAGGGGCGGAAAAATCTGCCACTAATGCAGATTGGTATTGCGAGCAACGCCAAACTTATCAGTTACCTGATGATCCGAATATATTCTTTGGCGTGCCAATTAATACACGCGAAGTTTTTGGTGTGTTGCATGTCAAAGGCTTTGTATTTGATGATACGGTACTTTATAGCGGTGCAAGTATTAATAATGTCTATCTTCATCAATTTGAAAAATATCGTTACGACCGCTATCAAAAAATCACTCATACTGAATTAGCTGATTCGATGGTAAATTTCATCAATGATTACTTGTTAGATTTCAGTGCAGTTTATCCACTTGATGTGACCAACCGCCCTCGCACCAAAGAGATCCGAGGCAATATTCGTGCTTATCGTAAAGATCTTGCACAAAATGGAGAATATTCATTAAAAAGTGCGGTGAAATTACCGAATGTTTTAAGCGTATCGCCACTGTTTGGCTTAGGCGCATCGGGCAACGAATTAAATCAAGTGATTGAAGATTTATTCTTGCAAGTGCAAGAAAAATTGGTGATTTGTACGCCATATTTTAATTTCCCACGCACATTGCAACATAAAATAGCAACATTATTGGAAAGCGGTAAACGAGTAGAAATTATTGTTGGCGATAAAGTCGCAAACGATTTTTACATTCCACCAGAACAACCATTCAAAATGGCGGGGGCGTTACCTTATCTTTATGAAAGTAATCTTCGCCGTTTCTGTGAAAAATTTGAGACTCAAATTGAAAGTGGTCAGCTTGTGGTGCGTTTATGGCGTGATGGCGATAATACCTACCACTTAAAAGGTGTGTGGGTAGATGACCGCTATATTTTACTCACGGGCAATAATCTTAACCCTCGAGCGTGGCGTTTGGATGCAGAAAATGGCTTATTAATTTACGATCCACAACAACAGCTTTTAGCCCAAGTGGAAAAAGAGCAAAACCAAATTCGCCAACATACAAAAGTATTAAAACATTACTCTGAATTAGAAGAATTAAATCAATACCCAGAACCAGTGCAAAAACTTTTGAAAAAATTTGCACGAATTAAAGCAGATAAATTGGTAAAAATGATTTTGTAA